The Candidatus Aramenus sp. CH1 genome includes a window with the following:
- a CDS encoding PadR family transcriptional regulator — MTYKETPKMMVLKGLIQIIVCYILYRYGDMYGYQIKKRLEEINNRKLPQGLIYVTLKRMVNNGIIDSYNSRGKKYYRLTEGGKAFLFNHVEVLKKFQLITAEILGYLEECKLKDSKPNDSRS, encoded by the coding sequence ATGACCTACAAAGAAACGCCGAAAATGATGGTTTTAAAGGGACTTATACAGATCATAGTATGTTACATTCTATATCGTTATGGAGACATGTATGGTTATCAGATTAAAAAAAGACTTGAGGAAATAAACAATAGGAAACTCCCTCAAGGTCTAATCTACGTCACCCTGAAACGAATGGTAAACAACGGTATAATAGATAGCTATAACAGTAGAGGGAAAAAGTACTACAGACTTACGGAAGGAGGGAAAGCGTTTCTTTTCAACCACGTTGAGGTGCTTAAAAAGTTTCAACTTATAACAGCGGAGATCTTGGGCTACTTGGAGGAGTGCAAGCTCAAGGACTCTAAGCCTAACGATAGCCGTAGTTAA
- the asd gene encoding aspartate-semialdehyde dehydrogenase, producing the protein MRRTLKAAILGATGLVGIEYVRMLSQHPYIKPAYLAGKGSVGKPYEEVVRWQTTGQVPKEVANMEVKPTDPKLMDDVDLIFSPLPQGAAGPVEEEFAKLGFPVISNSPDHRFDPDVPLLVPEINPHTVKLIDEQRKRRDWKGFIVTTPLCTAQGAAIPLAPIYMNFKMNGAFITTIQSLSGAGYPGIPSLDVVDNILPLGDAYDAKTVKEITRILSETRRAVNDPPMQEVSLAATTHRIATIHGHYEVTYVTFKEDTDAGKVREVLENFRGEPQELKLPTAPEKPIIVVDQDNRPQVYFDRWSGNPPGMSVVVGRVKQVNSRTIRMVSLIHNTVRGAAGGGILAAELLVEKGYIE; encoded by the coding sequence ATGAGAAGAACTCTAAAGGCAGCTATACTTGGGGCTACCGGACTAGTTGGAATCGAATACGTAAGAATGTTGTCACAGCACCCCTACATTAAGCCTGCCTACTTGGCAGGCAAGGGATCCGTAGGGAAGCCGTACGAAGAGGTAGTGAGGTGGCAGACAACAGGCCAAGTGCCGAAGGAAGTAGCTAATATGGAAGTGAAGCCAACAGACCCTAAGCTAATGGACGACGTTGACTTGATCTTCTCGCCATTACCACAGGGAGCTGCCGGGCCCGTAGAGGAAGAGTTCGCAAAGCTGGGGTTCCCAGTTATAAGTAACTCCCCAGACCACAGGTTTGACCCAGACGTTCCATTACTGGTCCCCGAGATAAACCCACACACAGTAAAACTAATAGATGAACAGAGGAAGAGAAGGGACTGGAAGGGATTCATAGTCACAACACCCTTATGTACAGCTCAAGGTGCGGCAATACCGCTAGCTCCTATCTACATGAACTTTAAGATGAACGGTGCATTCATCACAACTATCCAGTCCCTGTCTGGAGCTGGATACCCTGGCATTCCGTCACTGGACGTAGTGGATAACATATTACCTTTAGGCGACGCGTATGACGCTAAGACCGTCAAGGAAATAACGAGAATACTCAGCGAGACGAGAAGGGCAGTTAACGACCCACCAATGCAAGAGGTGTCCCTAGCAGCTACTACCCACAGGATAGCAACAATCCACGGCCACTACGAGGTAACCTACGTGACATTCAAGGAGGACACGGATGCAGGGAAAGTAAGGGAAGTGCTGGAGAACTTTAGAGGAGAGCCGCAGGAGCTAAAGCTACCTACAGCTCCCGAAAAGCCCATCATAGTCGTTGACCAAGACAATAGGCCTCAAGTGTACTTCGATAGGTGGTCCGGTAACCCGCCAGGAATGAGCGTAGTAGTGGGAAGAGTCAAACAAGTAAACAGCAGGACTATAAGGATGGTCTCCCTTATCCACAACACGGTAAGGGGAGCTGCAGGAGGAGGCATCCTAGCTGCAGAGCTACTGGTCGAAAAAGGGTACATAGAGTAA
- the ilvD gene encoding dihydroxy-acid dehydratase, with amino-acid sequence MIDKSRSRKVYGGFEKAPNRAFLKAMGLTDEDIDVKPLVGIAAAWNEAGPCNIHTLGLANVAKEGVREAGGTPRIFTTPVVIDGIAMGSEGMKYSLVSREVIADTVELTVNAHGYDGFVAIGGCDKTLPGLMMAMGRLNIPSVVMYGGTTLPGNYMGKPIAIGDVYEAVGAYSAGKISLNDLRLMEDHAIPGPGTCGGLYTANTMGLMSEALGLALPGSASPPAVDAEKVKYAKETGKTLLHVMELGLKPKDVLTFEAFENAISVLMASGGSTNAVLHLLAIAYEAGVKLTLDDFERVGRRVPEIVNMKPGGEYVMADLHKVGGAPLLMKKLLDAGLLHGDAITVTGKTVKQNLDEFKIPPVDHSYIVKDVKNPLYPEGGIKILKGNLAPEGAVIKVSASKVTFHRGPAKVFNSEEEAFNAVINRKIKEGDVVVIRYEGPKGGPGMREMLDVTSAIVGQGLGEKVALITDGRFSGATRGMMVGHVAPEAMVGGPIALLRDGDEITIDAKEGKLLVNLSEEEMKSRLKEWSPPKPRYERGLLAKYASLVASASMGAVLIPH; translated from the coding sequence ATGATAGACAAAAGTAGGTCAAGAAAAGTTTATGGAGGTTTTGAAAAGGCTCCAAATAGGGCCTTCCTCAAGGCTATGGGGTTAACAGACGAGGACATAGACGTCAAACCCCTTGTTGGAATAGCGGCAGCGTGGAACGAGGCAGGACCTTGCAACATACACACCCTAGGGTTGGCAAACGTTGCAAAAGAAGGAGTAAGGGAGGCTGGTGGAACCCCAAGGATATTCACAACCCCGGTAGTAATTGACGGCATTGCAATGGGAAGCGAAGGGATGAAGTACTCCCTTGTGAGCAGGGAGGTAATAGCGGACACAGTAGAGTTGACCGTAAACGCCCACGGCTACGACGGCTTCGTAGCGATTGGGGGATGCGACAAGACGTTGCCAGGGCTGATGATGGCCATGGGCAGGCTAAACATACCATCGGTGGTGATGTACGGAGGAACCACCTTGCCCGGAAACTACATGGGGAAGCCCATAGCAATTGGCGACGTTTACGAGGCTGTAGGAGCCTATTCGGCGGGCAAGATAAGCTTAAACGACTTAAGGTTAATGGAAGACCACGCCATTCCAGGGCCGGGAACTTGTGGTGGACTATACACGGCAAATACCATGGGTCTAATGTCGGAGGCCCTTGGTTTGGCATTGCCTGGAAGCGCTTCTCCTCCTGCGGTGGACGCCGAGAAGGTTAAATACGCTAAGGAGACCGGAAAGACACTTCTTCACGTAATGGAACTAGGGCTCAAGCCCAAGGACGTCCTCACCTTTGAGGCGTTTGAGAACGCGATCTCAGTCCTAATGGCGTCAGGCGGTTCTACAAACGCGGTACTGCACTTGCTCGCGATAGCCTATGAGGCAGGGGTGAAGTTAACTCTAGACGATTTCGAGAGAGTTGGGAGGAGAGTTCCGGAGATAGTTAACATGAAGCCCGGAGGAGAATACGTTATGGCTGACCTACACAAGGTCGGTGGAGCTCCCCTTTTAATGAAAAAACTCCTTGACGCAGGTCTCCTCCACGGAGATGCCATTACCGTGACCGGAAAGACAGTGAAACAGAACCTAGATGAGTTCAAGATACCTCCAGTAGACCACTCGTATATAGTCAAAGACGTCAAAAATCCCCTGTATCCAGAGGGAGGCATAAAGATACTTAAGGGCAACTTGGCTCCAGAGGGGGCAGTAATAAAGGTCTCCGCCAGTAAAGTCACATTCCACAGAGGCCCAGCAAAGGTGTTCAACTCCGAAGAAGAGGCCTTTAACGCCGTAATAAACAGGAAAATTAAGGAAGGCGACGTTGTAGTGATAAGGTACGAGGGACCTAAGGGAGGACCAGGAATGAGGGAGATGTTAGATGTGACTAGCGCAATAGTGGGTCAAGGATTGGGAGAGAAGGTGGCTTTGATTACAGATGGAAGGTTCTCCGGGGCTACTAGGGGAATGATGGTTGGCCACGTGGCTCCGGAGGCCATGGTGGGTGGACCAATAGCCCTTTTAAGGGACGGAGACGAAATAACCATAGACGCGAAGGAAGGAAAGCTCCTAGTTAACCTGTCAGAGGAGGAAATGAAGTCAAGGCTAAAGGAGTGGAGCCCCCCAAAGCCCAGGTACGAGAGAGGTCTGTTAGCCAAGTACGCTAGCCTAGTGGCGTCTGCCTCCATGGGCGCAGTACTTATACCTCATTAG